A section of the Terriglobales bacterium genome encodes:
- a CDS encoding cytidylate kinase-like family protein, producing the protein MIRVVTIAREYGSGGGSIARILAEKLGWKLLDRELISDLARRVHCAPEAVARLDEHPPSFLSRMMRAYWMGSADTWAAPPAPDVLDEDRLAAITRDVILEAARLGNCVIVGRGSQCVLQDRPDVFHVFVYAPREERLRRLLLHRHKKEDEAEMAMLEVDRIRASYVRRYHGHDWTDRHLYNLMMNSEVGDSRVAETIVTAAKLIPGHV; encoded by the coding sequence ATGATACGAGTTGTTACCATTGCACGCGAGTACGGAAGCGGAGGCGGCTCAATCGCGCGAATACTGGCCGAGAAACTCGGCTGGAAGCTTTTGGACCGTGAACTGATATCCGATTTGGCCAGACGGGTGCATTGCGCCCCGGAGGCCGTGGCACGCTTGGACGAACATCCACCATCCTTCCTCTCCCGGATGATGCGCGCCTACTGGATGGGCAGCGCCGATACCTGGGCGGCGCCGCCAGCGCCTGACGTTCTGGACGAGGACAGGTTAGCGGCAATTACACGGGACGTCATCCTGGAGGCAGCTCGGTTGGGGAATTGCGTCATTGTTGGTCGTGGTTCTCAGTGCGTCCTGCAGGATCGCCCGGACGTGTTCCATGTGTTTGTTTACGCGCCCCGAGAGGAACGATTGCGGCGTCTTCTTCTCCACCGGCACAAGAAGGAAGACGAGGCCGAGATGGCGATGTTGGAGGTCGACCGAATCAGGGCCTCATACGTCCGCAGGTATCACGGACATGATTGGACCGACCGCCACTTGTACAACCTCATGATGAACTCCGAAGTCGGAGACTCTCGCGTGGCTGAAACGATCGTAACCGCAGCCAAGCTTATTCCCGGGCACGTCTGA
- a CDS encoding DUF2934 domain-containing protein yields the protein MSNAKRNSRNAESAELEEQVEARIRQRAYELYEQRGREDGHDWEDWLTAESEVARREKQAA from the coding sequence ATGTCGAACGCGAAACGTAACTCTCGCAACGCAGAGAGCGCTGAACTCGAAGAGCAGGTTGAGGCGCGGATTCGTCAAAGAGCGTATGAGTTGTACGAACAACGTGGAAGGGAGGACGGCCACGATTGGGAAGATTGGCTCACAGCTGAATCGGAGGTGGCCCGCAGGGAAAAGCAAGCTGCATAG
- a CDS encoding DHA2 family efflux MFS transporter permease subunit, with product MSVESGARPAINKWVVAIAVMSSAVMEVLDTSVVNVSLPHIGGSLSASVDEATWVLTSYIVANAIILPITGWLSNYFGRKRLLMTVVTGFTVSSVLCGLAPNLPALIFFRVMQGITGGGLQPLSQAVLLEEFPPEERGQAMGLWGLGIVAAPVLGPTLGGWITDNFSWRWVFYINLPIGILSLVLIKLFIFDPPYIRRGTMRADLWGFGMLALGMGSLQVMFDKGQEEDWFSSHFIIALAITAAVMLTAFVIRQVRRPQPLVKFELFRYRSFAIGIGFITALGFVMYGSLVLLPLFMQELLGWTAATAGIWTSPRGIATAACMPLVGYLLGKKWDARWMLVFGFIVMSMAFFGYSTMNLSSGTWDILLHQINQGVGQTFLFLPLTIITMDPIPKEDTGYATSLYSVMRNIGSSMGISFVTTWVARRSQFHQDRLSADISRFNPQTQQAIDQARGMFMRGGSDWTTATQRALASIYGAVQQQAALLSFVDVFYLMAFLFLILIPLVFLMRKPKYGRGASVDVH from the coding sequence GTGAGCGTTGAATCTGGCGCCCGACCGGCGATCAACAAATGGGTGGTAGCGATTGCTGTCATGTCCAGCGCCGTGATGGAGGTTCTGGACACTTCGGTGGTCAACGTCAGCCTGCCACACATTGGCGGAAGCCTTTCCGCCAGCGTGGATGAAGCGACCTGGGTGCTGACCTCCTACATCGTGGCGAACGCCATCATTCTTCCCATCACCGGCTGGTTGTCAAACTACTTTGGTCGCAAACGACTGTTGATGACCGTAGTAACGGGGTTCACGGTTTCCAGCGTGCTGTGCGGCCTGGCGCCCAATCTTCCTGCGTTGATCTTCTTTCGGGTGATGCAGGGCATCACCGGCGGTGGCCTCCAACCCCTATCTCAGGCGGTACTGCTGGAGGAGTTTCCGCCCGAAGAGCGCGGCCAAGCCATGGGACTGTGGGGATTAGGCATTGTTGCCGCCCCCGTGCTGGGACCCACTCTTGGCGGCTGGATCACCGACAACTTCAGTTGGAGATGGGTGTTTTATATCAATCTCCCGATCGGCATTCTCAGCCTAGTGCTTATCAAATTGTTCATCTTCGACCCACCTTATATCCGCCGCGGCACCATGCGAGCCGATCTCTGGGGTTTCGGCATGCTCGCCCTAGGTATGGGTTCGCTGCAGGTGATGTTCGACAAAGGACAGGAGGAGGACTGGTTCAGTTCGCATTTCATTATCGCGCTTGCGATCACGGCAGCGGTGATGCTGACCGCGTTCGTCATCCGTCAAGTGCGCAGACCACAGCCACTCGTTAAGTTTGAACTTTTCAGGTACCGCAGCTTTGCCATCGGAATCGGATTTATTACCGCACTCGGATTTGTCATGTACGGCAGCCTCGTTCTCCTGCCTCTGTTCATGCAGGAACTTCTAGGCTGGACTGCGGCTACGGCGGGTATTTGGACGAGTCCGCGAGGCATCGCCACCGCAGCGTGCATGCCTCTGGTGGGCTATCTGCTGGGGAAGAAGTGGGATGCTCGCTGGATGCTAGTTTTCGGGTTCATTGTGATGAGCATGGCGTTCTTTGGCTATTCGACGATGAATCTTTCTTCCGGAACTTGGGACATTCTCCTGCACCAGATTAACCAAGGTGTCGGGCAGACCTTTCTTTTTCTTCCATTGACGATCATAACAATGGACCCGATTCCCAAGGAAGATACGGGTTACGCCACTAGCCTTTACAGCGTCATGCGGAACATTGGATCTAGTATGGGCATCTCTTTTGTGACAACGTGGGTAGCAAGGCGTTCTCAATTCCATCAGGACCGCTTGTCTGCCGACATCTCGAGGTTCAATCCGCAGACCCAGCAGGCAATTGATCAGGCCAGAGGGATGTTCATGCGCGGAGGTTCCGACTGGACAACTGCAACCCAACGCGCCCTGGCGTCGATTTATGGTGCGGTGCAACAGCAAGCTGCCTTGCTCAGCTTTGTAGACGTTTTTTACCTAATGGCGTTCTTGTTTCTAATCCTGATCCCGCTCGTATTCCTTATGCGGAAGCCTAAATATGGACGGGGTGCATCGGTGGACGTGCACTGA
- a CDS encoding TetR/AcrR family transcriptional regulator — MPAVVERTTTKSAEPTSRMAILKAATEEFALKGYAGARTEGIANAAGVNHTLLFYHFKSKEQLYSAVLDTVFSEWNDRVSLALDLEASAKERLLAYVDSYFDFIAEFPLSPKLVQQEHMRQSSTGSEQLHRMVERYVRPVHRKLVALLKEGVSNGDFHDVDIEHCTHSISALIIFYFTGNLAVESLEGAQVRPRRIELRRKAVIDFISRAVFR; from the coding sequence ATGCCAGCCGTCGTCGAAAGAACGACAACGAAGAGTGCCGAACCAACCAGTCGCATGGCAATCCTAAAGGCAGCCACTGAGGAGTTCGCGCTCAAGGGCTACGCCGGCGCTCGAACCGAGGGGATCGCCAATGCCGCCGGCGTGAATCACACGCTGCTGTTCTATCACTTTAAGAGCAAGGAGCAACTCTACAGTGCGGTGCTCGATACGGTGTTCTCGGAATGGAATGATCGGGTCAGTCTGGCGCTGGATCTGGAAGCATCGGCGAAAGAACGCTTGCTCGCGTATGTCGATTCCTATTTTGACTTCATCGCGGAGTTCCCATTGTCTCCTAAGCTAGTGCAGCAAGAACACATGCGACAGAGCAGCACGGGCTCGGAGCAACTGCACAGGATGGTGGAGCGGTACGTCCGTCCGGTTCACCGCAAACTCGTGGCACTGCTCAAGGAGGGCGTGTCCAACGGGGACTTTCACGATGTTGACATTGAGCACTGCACCCATTCGATTTCAGCACTGATCATCTTCTATTTCACCGGCAACCTCGCGGTCGAGTCCCTGGAAGGAGCCCAAGTACGCCCGCGGCGTATCGAACTACGTCGTAAAGCCGTTATTGATTTCATCTCCAGGGCTGTCTTCAGGTAA
- a CDS encoding DHA2 family efflux MFS transporter permease subunit: MASQDLAITRPAAMAINPWLVAIAVMSSTFMEVLDTTVVNVSLPHIAGNLSATTDEATWTLTSYLVANAVILPMTGWLANYFGRKRLLMASVIGFTVSSFFCGFAPNLPLLIVFRIIQGAAGGGLQPLSQAILLEVFPPAERGKAMAFWALGIVVAPMLGPVLGGWLTDNYSWRWVFYINIPIGLLAIVLTQMFVFDPPYIGRKSGRVDYMGMGLLVIGIGALQVMLDKGQQEDWFASRFIQVLTVAAVIGLVGLVIRELRTAHPIVNLRVFKNRTYATGVFLMTVLGFVLYGSTVLLPLLMQTLLGYPALEAGLATLPRGFASFIAMPIVGILMGKVEARKLLAAGLIASSFSLYLLSRLNLSIGTIDFVGPLLLQGAALGLLFIPLTTITNDSIPKEEMGNATSLFNLMRNIGASIGIAMVTTMLARKQQVHVNQLGEHVTNFDATARQMVLGIQQGLMSRGSDAVTAARQAQAAVWGMVQQQAAMMSYNDVFFLLAVLFAVMLPLILLMRKPKHQGGDIAVH, encoded by the coding sequence ATGGCATCGCAGGACCTAGCGATCACTCGACCAGCTGCTATGGCCATCAACCCCTGGCTGGTGGCGATTGCCGTGATGAGCAGCACTTTCATGGAGGTGCTCGATACCACGGTCGTCAATGTTTCTCTTCCACACATCGCCGGAAATCTCTCTGCTACTACCGATGAGGCGACTTGGACTTTGACGTCGTACCTTGTTGCCAATGCTGTCATTTTGCCGATGACAGGGTGGCTGGCCAACTACTTTGGCCGTAAGCGCCTGTTGATGGCTTCTGTTATCGGCTTCACCGTTTCGTCATTCTTTTGCGGATTCGCTCCGAATCTGCCTCTCCTTATTGTCTTTCGAATTATTCAAGGCGCAGCCGGAGGAGGCTTGCAGCCGCTTTCGCAGGCCATCCTGCTGGAGGTCTTCCCGCCTGCAGAACGTGGCAAAGCGATGGCGTTTTGGGCGTTGGGGATTGTGGTGGCGCCGATGCTTGGCCCCGTGCTCGGGGGCTGGCTCACTGATAATTACAGTTGGCGCTGGGTCTTCTACATCAATATTCCCATTGGACTGCTGGCGATCGTCCTGACGCAGATGTTTGTTTTCGACCCGCCTTACATCGGCAGGAAATCGGGGCGCGTCGATTACATGGGTATGGGCCTGCTGGTGATCGGTATCGGCGCACTGCAGGTCATGTTGGACAAAGGCCAGCAGGAAGATTGGTTCGCCTCACGGTTTATTCAAGTGCTGACTGTCGCCGCAGTGATCGGCCTGGTCGGACTGGTGATTCGAGAACTTCGCACCGCGCACCCTATTGTCAACCTGCGTGTCTTCAAGAACCGCACGTATGCAACCGGCGTCTTCCTTATGACCGTGCTTGGATTCGTACTGTATGGCAGCACGGTTCTGTTGCCTCTGCTGATGCAAACGCTCTTGGGGTATCCGGCTCTGGAGGCTGGTCTCGCCACTCTGCCTCGCGGCTTTGCGTCCTTCATTGCCATGCCGATCGTCGGGATATTGATGGGGAAAGTAGAGGCTCGCAAGCTGCTCGCTGCGGGACTGATCGCATCCAGTTTTTCGCTCTACCTGCTCTCCCGACTCAACCTCAGCATCGGGACCATCGATTTCGTCGGGCCTCTACTCTTGCAGGGAGCCGCTCTTGGCCTGTTGTTTATCCCACTGACGACCATCACCAACGACTCCATTCCCAAAGAAGAGATGGGGAACGCGACGAGCCTGTTTAACCTGATGCGCAACATCGGGGCCAGCATTGGCATTGCCATGGTCACCACGATGCTGGCGCGCAAACAACAGGTGCACGTGAACCAGCTCGGCGAACATGTGACGAACTTCGATGCGACCGCCCGTCAGATGGTGCTAGGCATCCAGCAGGGCTTGATGTCGCGGGGTTCGGATGCAGTAACGGCCGCCCGCCAGGCGCAGGCGGCGGTCTGGGGTATGGTGCAACAACAGGCCGCCATGATGTCGTACAACGACGTCTTTTTCCTGCTAGCGGTCTTGTTTGCGGTGATGTTGCCACTCATCCTGCTCATGCGCAAGCCCAAGCACCAGGGCGGCGATATTGCTGTGCACTGA
- a CDS encoding DUF4292 domain-containing protein, whose protein sequence is MRGWRYSLIFVLIALIPLCGCMFRSRPVPVWMSTAPLLTATRSDLIERVNADSAKIQTLKATVGITASVGGNRRGKITEYQEIRGYILIRKPSLLRMMGFFPIVQSRAFDMVSNGDLFKLWVPLKNQFIVGNNHEIKPSSSPLTKMRPQVVFDALLLPVLDEQDGIAVLELGNQTVLDPVTQKPALQADYTLDFLKQNSHGWYLARKISFDRQNLQPYRQIIYDELGSVTTDVLYDEYADFNGCAFPKTIQIWRPQEEYSIKLSVVKLSINGPVSEDQFVLEPPPGARLALR, encoded by the coding sequence ATGCGTGGCTGGCGGTATTCACTGATTTTCGTGTTGATCGCGTTAATCCCGCTGTGCGGGTGCATGTTCCGGTCGCGTCCGGTTCCTGTGTGGATGAGCACCGCGCCGCTGTTGACCGCGACCCGCAGCGATCTGATTGAGCGGGTCAACGCCGACTCGGCGAAAATCCAGACGTTGAAGGCCACCGTCGGGATTACCGCTTCGGTCGGCGGCAACAGGCGAGGGAAAATCACGGAGTACCAGGAGATCCGTGGCTACATCCTCATCCGCAAGCCATCGCTTCTCAGGATGATGGGCTTCTTCCCCATCGTGCAAAGCCGGGCGTTCGACATGGTCAGCAACGGTGACCTGTTTAAGCTGTGGGTGCCGCTGAAGAACCAGTTCATCGTCGGCAACAACCATGAAATCAAGCCATCAAGTTCACCCCTGACGAAGATGCGACCACAGGTCGTTTTCGACGCGCTGTTGCTACCGGTGTTGGATGAGCAAGACGGGATTGCGGTACTAGAACTGGGCAACCAGACCGTCCTTGATCCCGTCACTCAAAAACCGGCGCTGCAGGCAGATTACACGCTCGACTTCCTCAAGCAGAACAGCCACGGCTGGTATCTCGCACGCAAAATCTCGTTCGATCGACAGAACTTGCAACCGTACCGCCAGATCATTTATGACGAATTGGGATCGGTCACAACCGATGTGCTCTACGACGAATACGCTGATTTCAACGGATGCGCATTCCCAAAAACAATCCAGATTTGGCGCCCACAGGAGGAATATTCCATCAAGCTCAGCGTCGTGAAGTTATCTATTAACGGACCAGTTTCGGAAGACCAATTTGTTCTGGAACCGCCTCCGGGCGCACGTCTCGCTTTGAGGTGA